In Ignavibacteriales bacterium, one genomic interval encodes:
- a CDS encoding HsmA family protein codes for MTVASILITLALVFYSLGVWSERLVRYLKPWHVAAFWTGFLFDVSGTWAMHRMAQGPFDLTAPHTLTGQIALILMLSHALWATYVSLKGTESSRSGFHRFSMIVWLIWLIPYFGGMYMGMHR; via the coding sequence ATGACTGTCGCCTCCATCCTCATTACGCTCGCACTCGTCTTCTATTCCCTGGGGGTCTGGTCCGAACGTCTTGTACGCTACCTTAAACCATGGCACGTAGCCGCGTTTTGGACCGGATTCCTGTTCGACGTCTCCGGAACCTGGGCGATGCATCGAATGGCCCAGGGGCCCTTCGATCTGACCGCCCCTCACACGTTGACCGGGCAGATCGCCCTTATACTTATGCTCTCGCACGCGTTGTGGGCTACATACGTCAGCTTGAAGGGAACCGAAAGCAGCAGATCAGGCTTTCATCGGTTCAGCATGATCGTCTGGCTGATATGGCTGATACCGTATTTCGGCGGGATGTACATGGGGATGCACAGGTAG
- the tnpA gene encoding IS200/IS605 family transposase — translation MSSSLTKIWIHTFFCTKNRMPLIDASFEPKLHAHVKDHLENDFHCLLQSINGTSDHLHLLFLLNPNYAVKDILKNIKGESSHWVNSNDFIISKFAWQKAYTAISTANSLVKDVEQFIEAQKEYHRTLTFLEEQQRIFTLHQMHFSLGTIWAASPA, via the coding sequence ATGTCCTCCTCCCTCACCAAAATCTGGATTCACACCTTCTTCTGCACCAAGAACCGCATGCCCCTTATCGATGCATCGTTTGAACCCAAGCTCCATGCCCATGTCAAAGACCATCTTGAAAATGACTTCCATTGCCTCCTTCAAAGTATCAACGGAACTTCAGACCATCTCCACCTTCTTTTCCTCCTCAATCCGAATTACGCGGTGAAGGACATACTCAAAAACATCAAGGGTGAATCTTCTCACTGGGTCAATAGCAACGATTTCATTATTTCAAAGTTCGCTTGGCAAAAAGCTTACACGGCGATCTCAACGGCGAATTCGCTCGTCAAGGATGTGGAACAATTTATCGAAGCGCAGAAGGAATACCACCGAACTCTGACATTTCTTGAAGAACAACAACGCATTTTCACGTTGCACCAAATGCACTTCAGCCTCGGAACAATCTGGGCTGCCAGCCCGGCTTGA
- a CDS encoding ABC transporter ATP-binding protein, with protein sequence MENVIEVDSLAKGYTGFRLKDVSFGIPKGYITGLVGPNGAGKTTIIKLIMNLITKQGGTIRVFGLDNLEHDVEIKDRIGFVYDTPYFYEDQDLQTLMSGIGPFYSKWDGKKFSSLLDRFGLSPRKKFMSLSKGMKTKFALALALSHDADLIVLDEPTAGLDPLFRREFLDMLTEIIQDEEKSVLFSTHITSDLDRAADYTVIIDNGEILCSLWKDEIQEKWGVVKGREDFITQENKALFKGWRKHPHGFEALTSDVPKVRQLLAGSVIIEHPTLEDLLYYMHAGGNHA encoded by the coding sequence ATGGAAAACGTCATTGAAGTGGATTCGCTCGCCAAAGGGTACACCGGATTCCGGCTCAAAGATGTCTCATTCGGTATCCCGAAGGGCTACATCACCGGACTTGTCGGGCCGAACGGAGCGGGGAAGACGACGATCATCAAACTCATCATGAACCTGATCACGAAACAAGGCGGGACGATCAGGGTATTCGGTCTTGATAACCTCGAGCACGATGTTGAAATAAAAGACCGTATCGGTTTCGTCTACGACACGCCGTATTTCTACGAAGATCAGGACCTGCAAACGCTGATGAGTGGCATCGGTCCATTCTATTCAAAGTGGGACGGCAAGAAATTCTCGTCGCTGCTTGACCGCTTCGGATTATCTCCGAGGAAGAAGTTCATGTCGCTCTCCAAAGGGATGAAGACGAAGTTTGCCCTCGCCCTCGCTTTGTCGCATGATGCTGATTTGATCGTTCTGGACGAACCTACGGCGGGACTCGATCCGCTGTTTCGAAGGGAGTTCCTCGACATGCTCACAGAGATCATCCAGGACGAGGAGAAATCAGTCCTCTTTTCGACGCATATCACCTCCGATCTCGACCGCGCGGCTGACTACACGGTCATCATCGACAACGGCGAGATTCTCTGTTCTCTATGGAAGGACGAGATACAGGAAAAGTGGGGAGTGGTCAAGGGGCGCGAAGATTTCATCACACAGGAAAACAAGGCGCTTTTCAAAGGGTGGAGAAAGCATCCGCACGGTTTTGAGGCCCTGACATCCGACGTTCCGAAAGTACGGCAACTTCTGGCGGGCAGCGTGATCATTGAGCACCCAACCCTGGAAGATCTATTGTACTATATGCACGCGGGAGGAAACCATGCGTAG
- a CDS encoding HEAT repeat domain-containing protein, translated as MKRSGKVFGVIALAIILALPATASDVKKEIGEAKYDLAVQNLLKGVSSTNDGLRRSSIYQLGELEAQDAVIPLMRVLRSCTDVRCRVAAAWALCKIGDDRGVYAVKQAVRFDDNPKVQLHSAWYYNLYVSEGTFAFIPSVSAPTQIAENR; from the coding sequence ATGAAGCGGAGCGGAAAGGTTTTCGGAGTGATTGCACTGGCTATCATTCTGGCCCTGCCAGCAACGGCAAGTGACGTGAAGAAAGAAATTGGTGAGGCAAAATATGATCTCGCCGTCCAGAATCTGCTCAAGGGCGTGTCGAGCACAAACGACGGTTTGCGCCGAAGTTCGATTTATCAGCTGGGCGAACTGGAAGCTCAGGACGCAGTGATCCCCCTGATGAGAGTTCTGCGGTCCTGTACCGATGTACGATGTCGGGTTGCTGCAGCATGGGCGCTGTGCAAAATCGGCGACGACCGTGGAGTCTATGCGGTGAAGCAGGCCGTGCGATTCGACGACAACCCGAAGGTCCAGCTCCACAGCGCGTGGTATTATAATCTGTATGTGTCGGAGGGAACATTTGCCTTCATTCCTTCTGTCAGCGCCCCAACACAGATTGCAGAGAATCGCTAG
- a CDS encoding DUF5916 domain-containing protein, translating to MKTPIQRFTVASGCLLVACIFSTLSAKEILRPLRTDTPPIIDGRLDDAIWQVCPSVTNFKTFAPDFGRDGSGKTIGYMAYDSENLYFAFRCFDGEPDKIKSVVSSRDNVGSDDWVCINLDSFNDQQSLYAFYVNPDGIQMDSRFAAGREDFSADIVWYSAGQKTPDGYTIEMQIPLRSIRYSETNPVQMSVFFERYITRLSEHSSYPELNPAKGMNFLPQMTPLLYPDVKHFSLLDILPAVTYSQKYKLDAGKLIVDENKGDFSLTATYGLTSDLILDGTYNPDFSQVEADAGQVDVNLRSALFYPEKRPFFLEGSEIYNVAATQMSAIDPVVSVVHTRMMVNPLVGGKLSGKIDAKNTIASLYVMDEVPSDERTLSGDYSHFPIFRYKRSLAEDSYLGAIYAGRELKDRYNRVLGVDGMLRATQASMVQFNGLYSATKLDAATKQAPGYSVSADFSHGTRDLDFSLSANTISEDFATESGYVTRTGLLGLSGMVRPKIYPQGSMFQRISFELVSAQTRDKFARMWETYNHVAIRPAFLGAMNATLLYAYATEIFAGESFNTGGGQASVSGLVTKQVRTSLSFRAGSAIYYSSTPYQGRSSRASAAVIYQPTANLETNVSFVYSDFYRASNSEKVYEYPIARAKITYQMNKYLFFRGILEYNKYRGRMLTDFLASFTYIPGTVAHAGYGSLYERVEWDNTRGSYVSSDRFLESQRGFFFKMSYLWRM from the coding sequence ATGAAGACTCCGATTCAGCGGTTCACAGTGGCAAGCGGGTGTCTCTTGGTCGCGTGTATCTTCAGCACCCTCTCAGCCAAGGAGATACTGAGGCCTCTGCGAACCGATACACCTCCGATCATCGATGGGAGGCTGGATGATGCCATCTGGCAGGTGTGTCCCAGCGTCACGAATTTCAAGACCTTCGCTCCGGATTTCGGACGTGACGGGTCGGGCAAAACGATCGGCTATATGGCGTACGACAGCGAGAACCTCTATTTTGCATTTCGGTGTTTCGACGGGGAGCCCGACAAGATCAAGAGCGTCGTCAGCAGTCGCGACAATGTGGGGTCGGACGATTGGGTTTGCATCAATCTCGATTCCTTCAACGATCAGCAATCGCTGTATGCGTTCTACGTCAATCCGGATGGTATCCAAATGGACAGCCGCTTCGCGGCCGGACGTGAAGATTTCAGCGCTGACATAGTTTGGTACAGTGCAGGACAGAAGACCCCCGATGGCTACACCATAGAAATGCAGATCCCGCTGAGAAGCATACGATATTCCGAAACGAATCCTGTTCAAATGTCGGTCTTCTTCGAGCGATACATCACGCGGCTCTCCGAGCATTCCTCGTATCCGGAGCTCAATCCCGCAAAAGGAATGAATTTCCTTCCTCAGATGACTCCGTTGCTCTATCCGGATGTGAAGCACTTTTCCCTCCTTGATATTCTTCCTGCAGTGACGTACAGCCAGAAATACAAGCTGGACGCAGGGAAGCTCATCGTCGACGAGAACAAAGGGGACTTCAGTCTCACTGCTACCTATGGGCTCACCTCTGATCTCATCCTCGACGGGACATATAATCCCGATTTCAGCCAGGTCGAGGCGGATGCGGGGCAGGTAGACGTGAATCTGCGCTCTGCATTGTTCTATCCGGAGAAAAGGCCGTTCTTCCTCGAGGGAAGCGAAATCTACAATGTTGCCGCTACACAAATGTCGGCGATTGACCCTGTTGTCTCAGTTGTTCATACAAGGATGATGGTGAATCCGCTCGTGGGCGGAAAGCTCTCGGGCAAGATCGATGCAAAAAACACCATCGCCTCGTTGTACGTTATGGATGAGGTCCCATCTGATGAGCGGACGCTTTCGGGCGACTATTCCCATTTTCCGATTTTCCGGTATAAGCGGTCGTTGGCAGAGGACAGCTATCTCGGAGCAATCTACGCCGGCCGGGAGCTCAAGGATCGTTATAATCGTGTGCTGGGAGTTGATGGAATGCTGAGGGCGACGCAGGCGAGCATGGTTCAATTCAATGGACTGTATTCGGCGACGAAACTTGATGCAGCGACGAAGCAGGCGCCGGGATATTCGGTCAGCGCGGATTTTTCGCACGGGACGCGGGATCTGGACTTCTCGCTGAGTGCCAATACGATTTCTGAAGATTTTGCTACCGAATCGGGTTATGTCACCCGAACAGGCCTCCTCGGATTGTCCGGAATGGTTCGGCCGAAGATCTATCCTCAGGGAAGCATGTTCCAGCGGATTTCGTTTGAGTTGGTATCGGCCCAAACGAGGGACAAGTTTGCCCGCATGTGGGAGACCTACAACCACGTTGCCATACGTCCCGCATTTCTCGGTGCGATGAACGCGACGCTCCTCTATGCGTATGCGACGGAGATTTTCGCGGGCGAATCATTCAACACCGGGGGGGGGCAGGCTTCTGTCAGCGGGTTGGTGACGAAGCAAGTGCGCACCTCTCTTTCGTTCCGAGCCGGGAGTGCGATCTATTATTCTTCGACACCGTATCAGGGAAGAAGCAGCCGGGCTTCAGCGGCGGTCATTTATCAGCCCACGGCGAACCTCGAGACCAACGTGAGCTTTGTGTACTCTGATTTCTATCGCGCATCGAACTCGGAAAAAGTCTACGAGTATCCTATCGCGCGCGCGAAGATCACCTATCAGATGAACAAGTACCTCTTCTTCCGGGGAATTCTCGAGTACAACAAGTACCGGGGGAGGATGCTGACTGATTTCCTTGCTTCGTTCACGTACATTCCCGGCACCGTTGCACATGCCGGTTATGGTTCGCTCTACGAGAGAGTGGAATGGGATAACACGCGTGGCAGCTATGTGAGCAGTGACCGGTTTCTGGAATCACAGCGCGGGTTCTTCTTCAAGATGTCATACTTGTGGCGGATGTGA
- a CDS encoding peptidylprolyl isomerase, with product MTIQKNSVVTINYTLKDDTGGLIESSEGQEPLTYLHGQGNIIPGLEASLEGKSAGESINVSIPPEDAYGIWEESKILIIPKAQFSGVEEIQVGMEFSVHSNVGEKIVTVTKVEDETVTVDANHPLAGKTLNFDVIVVGVREANSDELDHGHAHGAGGHH from the coding sequence ATGACCATTCAGAAGAACTCAGTCGTGACAATCAACTATACGCTCAAGGATGATACCGGCGGCCTCATCGAAAGCTCTGAAGGGCAGGAGCCGTTGACGTATCTTCACGGCCAGGGAAATATCATACCCGGACTCGAGGCATCGCTCGAGGGAAAATCAGCCGGCGAATCGATCAATGTCTCCATTCCTCCGGAAGATGCTTACGGTATCTGGGAAGAGTCGAAAATCCTGATCATCCCGAAAGCACAGTTCAGCGGTGTGGAGGAAATACAAGTCGGCATGGAGTTCAGCGTCCACAGTAACGTGGGAGAGAAGATCGTTACTGTAACAAAAGTCGAGGATGAAACGGTTACGGTTGATGCGAACCATCCGCTTGCGGGGAAGACGCTCAACTTCGATGTTATCGTCGTCGGCGTACGCGAGGCGAACTCCGATGAACTCGACCACGGGCACGCACATGGAGCGGGTGGGCATCACTAG
- a CDS encoding polysaccharide deacetylase family protein: MHRNWIHGVIALATAASFFMLSLHGTKQRVEVTLPFQPEGPPVDRVASTDSLTIPLLATAKPSGTIQPIAPVVILHGPRDLKVIALTFDACSTTLPSRYDERITNILIETKTPATLFLGGKWMEEEPEHTRQLASHPQFELANHTYQHPHLNTMSDDSIRHELQRTQDVMDSLTGKRPTLFRPPYGEYNDRVVRVAAELGLKTIQFDLASGDPDPGFTKEKLISYVTSMAKNGSIVVMHINRRGWHTAEALPEIIARLRGRGFTFETVSEMISQTNQR, translated from the coding sequence ATGCATAGAAACTGGATTCACGGGGTCATTGCTCTTGCCACCGCCGCATCGTTCTTCATGCTGTCACTGCATGGAACAAAACAAAGGGTGGAAGTCACACTGCCCTTTCAGCCGGAGGGTCCTCCCGTCGATCGAGTGGCCAGCACTGACAGCCTCACGATTCCTCTTCTCGCAACCGCGAAACCATCCGGGACTATTCAACCAATTGCTCCGGTCGTGATTCTCCACGGCCCCCGGGATCTCAAAGTGATTGCCCTGACGTTCGACGCTTGCTCCACCACGCTGCCGAGCCGCTACGATGAGCGAATCACAAACATCCTGATTGAAACGAAGACTCCAGCGACGCTTTTCCTTGGCGGCAAATGGATGGAAGAAGAACCGGAGCATACACGACAGCTCGCCTCCCATCCTCAGTTCGAGCTGGCCAATCACACCTATCAACATCCGCATCTGAATACGATGTCGGACGACAGCATCCGCCACGAGCTCCAGCGAACGCAGGACGTCATGGATTCGCTTACGGGCAAACGGCCCACGCTCTTTCGACCTCCGTATGGTGAATACAACGACAGGGTCGTGCGTGTTGCGGCGGAGCTCGGACTCAAGACCATCCAGTTTGACCTCGCCTCGGGTGATCCGGATCCCGGCTTTACGAAAGAGAAGCTGATCAGCTACGTGACGTCGATGGCGAAGAACGGTTCCATCGTCGTCATGCATATCAACAGGCGGGGATGGCACACTGCCGAAGCGCTGCCGGAGATCATTGCCCGGCTTCGCGGGCGCGGATTCACGTTCGAGACTGTCTCCGAAATGATATCACAGACAAATCAAAGGTGA
- a CDS encoding dipeptidase, translating to MTKHRLFVVVFRRVLLGVVILPVLVLFFSGCSSTGTLQRQAKSIPEAELRALAAGIHERALTMDTHDDISGNFGAEGDDEASPENKRQVTLFKMKKGGLDAEFFAVFTSVGDRSAASYEAAYKTAIALFDAIRRLPQRYPELVEIAYTAADVLRIHKSGKLVACIGMENGYPAAADLGRIKEFYDKGARYITLTHTAHNQICDSSTPRDGQPNEEYGGLSDFGKNVVREMNRLGMMVDVSHTSKKATLAAIALSKAPVIASHSGASAVNQHLRNLDDESLLAIRKNGGVVQVVSLADYIKTRVDPPGRSAAQDSIRKEYGIPEGRGDAARKAMQALSEEQRAKFREKIRGLDTKYPRSLVTVQDMVDHIDHVVRVIGVDHVGIGTDFDGGGGVTGFNDAGEAMNITTELVKRGYTEEDIDKIWGGNLLRVWRDVERVAKEIQSGSR from the coding sequence ATGACCAAACACCGTTTGTTCGTCGTTGTTTTCCGCCGAGTTTTGCTAGGGGTCGTCATTCTACCAGTACTGGTTCTGTTTTTCTCCGGCTGTTCTTCCACAGGAACGCTGCAGCGTCAGGCGAAATCTATCCCTGAAGCGGAGCTGAGGGCATTGGCCGCAGGAATCCATGAACGGGCTCTTACAATGGATACGCACGACGACATATCCGGCAATTTTGGAGCGGAGGGGGATGATGAGGCAAGCCCGGAGAACAAACGACAGGTCACCCTTTTCAAAATGAAAAAAGGAGGACTTGATGCTGAATTCTTCGCCGTTTTCACAAGCGTTGGCGACCGTTCGGCTGCATCCTACGAGGCGGCCTATAAGACGGCAATCGCTCTCTTCGATGCGATACGACGGCTCCCTCAGCGGTATCCCGAGCTGGTCGAGATCGCATACACGGCTGCCGATGTTCTCCGCATTCACAAGAGTGGCAAACTGGTTGCCTGCATTGGCATGGAGAATGGTTACCCGGCTGCAGCCGATCTGGGGAGAATAAAGGAGTTCTACGACAAGGGGGCTCGGTATATCACGCTGACCCACACTGCGCACAATCAAATTTGCGACTCTTCAACGCCGCGGGACGGCCAGCCGAACGAAGAGTACGGAGGACTGAGCGACTTCGGCAAAAATGTTGTTCGAGAAATGAACAGGCTCGGCATGATGGTCGATGTGTCTCATACGTCGAAAAAGGCAACTCTCGCAGCGATCGCGCTCTCAAAGGCTCCGGTTATCGCATCGCACTCCGGTGCAAGCGCTGTCAATCAGCATCTTCGGAACCTGGATGATGAATCGCTGCTGGCAATAAGAAAGAATGGCGGCGTCGTGCAGGTGGTTTCCCTGGCCGATTACATCAAGACGCGGGTGGATCCGCCGGGACGCTCTGCTGCACAAGATTCCATTCGTAAGGAGTACGGCATTCCCGAAGGTCGCGGCGACGCAGCCCGCAAGGCGATGCAGGCTCTCAGTGAGGAACAACGCGCGAAGTTCAGGGAGAAGATCCGGGGGCTCGATACAAAATACCCGAGATCGCTCGTAACGGTCCAGGATATGGTCGACCACATCGATCATGTCGTAAGGGTCATCGGCGTGGATCATGTCGGGATCGGAACTGATTTTGATGGCGGCGGAGGGGTGACGGGATTCAACGATGCGGGCGAAGCAATGAACATCACGACGGAGTTGGTGAAGCGCGGCTACACGGAGGAAGACATTGATAAGATCTGGGGAGGGAACCTGCTTCGCGTGTGGAGAGATGTCGAACGCGTAGCGAAGGAAATTCAATCTGGAAGCAGGTGA
- a CDS encoding GntR family transcriptional regulator — MKILISNSSPDPIYEQIKNEIKRQIVTGALGDGEALPSIRKLAMDLQISVITTKRAYDDLEKEGLISSVAGKGTFISAKNKNFLKEKKLKLLESKLAEAIEAANMLGVKPKELERMLSLLLKED, encoded by the coding sequence ATGAAAATCCTTATTTCAAATTCCTCCCCTGATCCGATCTACGAGCAGATAAAGAACGAGATCAAGCGTCAGATCGTCACGGGAGCTCTCGGCGACGGTGAAGCACTCCCATCCATCCGGAAACTCGCGATGGATCTGCAGATCAGTGTCATCACAACGAAACGCGCCTATGACGATCTGGAGAAGGAGGGACTCATATCCTCGGTCGCGGGGAAGGGGACGTTTATTTCGGCAAAGAACAAAAACTTTCTGAAAGAAAAGAAACTCAAACTTCTCGAATCTAAGCTCGCAGAAGCAATAGAAGCAGCAAACATGCTCGGCGTCAAACCCAAAGAACTCGAACGGATGCTCTCATTGCTCCTGAAGGAAGACTAA
- a CDS encoding response regulator, which yields MDESTKIRALVAEDEESFLRVLTTVLESTKRFEVYPCESGDEAVETLKRSHFDIIILDHKMPGMTGLNVLQWLHEQKSEIPVIMLTGAGSENIAVESMKLGAYDYLRKDQFDKTHFPIFVNGVYERYLFRKEKEQLEATAREREKNLAALGQIINSVTSLSEIVQMAIAKVAFLTDESEHLLRSHVQAGGKEKLDHYFRQLREELETLAYASKSMVGVPSSPGVTSSNDKHKPATDRSDLPQKETVSLKSTPNR from the coding sequence ATGGATGAATCAACTAAAATAAGAGCCCTGGTCGCCGAGGATGAAGAGTCTTTCCTCCGTGTCCTCACCACCGTGCTCGAATCGACGAAGCGCTTTGAGGTGTATCCTTGCGAGTCGGGTGATGAAGCGGTAGAGACGCTCAAGAGGTCTCATTTCGACATTATCATCCTCGATCATAAGATGCCGGGCATGACCGGGCTGAACGTTCTTCAGTGGCTGCACGAGCAAAAATCGGAAATACCGGTCATCATGCTCACCGGCGCCGGATCAGAGAACATCGCTGTCGAGTCAATGAAGCTGGGCGCCTACGACTATCTGAGGAAGGATCAGTTCGACAAGACGCACTTTCCGATCTTCGTCAACGGTGTATACGAGAGGTACCTTTTCAGAAAAGAAAAGGAACAGCTTGAAGCCACCGCACGCGAACGGGAAAAGAACCTGGCTGCTCTTGGCCAGATCATCAATTCCGTAACTTCACTTTCTGAGATTGTTCAAATGGCGATTGCGAAGGTGGCGTTCCTGACCGACGAAAGTGAACACCTTCTCCGCTCGCACGTTCAGGCAGGCGGAAAGGAAAAACTCGATCACTATTTCCGGCAACTCCGTGAAGAACTCGAAACGCTCGCTTACGCGAGCAAGTCGATGGTTGGCGTTCCGAGCTCCCCTGGCGTGACTTCATCGAATGACAAGCACAAGCCCGCAACGGACAGATCCGATCTCCCGCAGAAGGAGACAGTGTCGCTGAAGTCGACCCCCAATCGATAG
- a CDS encoding aspartate/glutamate racemase family protein, translating into MKTIGLVGGTGWISTIDYYRFINLEVNARRGGQNTAKIVLYSVDFGEIDAFHAKGDIDGVGALLTDASKKLVSIGADCILLCANTMHMHAERVQAAVPVPLIHIVEATAKQIRAKSMKKIGLLGTRMTMEREFYKKKLNDAGIEVLVPEKEERDFIQRTINDELVKNLFLPKSKAGFLEIIKKLKTHGAEGVILGCTEIPLLVKQEDTDLPVFDTTHIHSLAAVDFALSD; encoded by the coding sequence ATGAAGACAATTGGATTGGTTGGAGGGACTGGCTGGATTTCTACGATCGACTATTACCGCTTCATCAATCTTGAAGTGAACGCCCGCCGCGGCGGCCAGAATACCGCGAAGATCGTTCTCTATTCAGTGGATTTCGGAGAAATTGATGCGTTCCACGCAAAGGGGGATATCGATGGTGTGGGCGCATTGCTCACGGACGCGTCGAAAAAGCTCGTGAGCATTGGTGCCGATTGCATCCTCCTGTGCGCAAACACGATGCACATGCACGCCGAACGCGTCCAGGCGGCGGTTCCGGTTCCTTTGATTCACATCGTGGAGGCGACAGCGAAGCAAATCCGGGCGAAATCGATGAAGAAGATAGGGCTCCTGGGGACCAGGATGACCATGGAACGGGAATTCTACAAGAAGAAATTGAACGATGCCGGCATCGAGGTCCTGGTTCCGGAGAAAGAGGAGAGGGACTTCATTCAGCGGACCATCAATGACGAACTGGTGAAAAATCTCTTCCTGCCGAAAAGCAAAGCGGGATTTCTTGAAATCATCAAGAAACTCAAGACCCATGGTGCTGAAGGTGTCATTCTTGGCTGCACCGAGATACCGCTTCTGGTTAAGCAGGAAGATACGGACCTCCCGGTCTTTGATACGACGCACATTCATTCGCTGGCTGCTGTCGATTTCGCACTTTCCGACTAA
- a CDS encoding ABC-2 transporter permease, producing MRRLVANDFKLNAVLFFSLFVISNLLYLLLARIDMLGWGYGPGGIGMGLAITSVMVLALFLREDQNKGQIIYRSLPLSHAKIVSARYIAIFLIGIANIAYGVAVQSTNSRLGPWVRRFPGRIVHDLTTQVDSGYALEHSLIARALTLTIMISLAVPLIIRYGSLWRILLGYLALIFAWSTVVKQLLRFSLYTGFFLGLERWMFFSVVVICIALSISWRLSVWLYGRREL from the coding sequence ATGCGTAGGCTTGTCGCGAATGATTTCAAACTAAATGCCGTCCTGTTCTTCTCCTTGTTTGTAATCTCGAATCTATTGTACTTGCTTCTGGCGCGGATTGACATGCTCGGATGGGGCTACGGTCCCGGAGGCATCGGAATGGGCCTCGCCATAACGTCAGTCATGGTGCTCGCTTTGTTCCTGAGGGAAGATCAAAACAAAGGACAGATCATATATCGCAGCCTTCCGTTGAGTCACGCGAAGATCGTCTCGGCGAGGTACATCGCGATCTTCCTGATTGGTATCGCAAATATCGCGTACGGAGTGGCGGTCCAATCAACAAACTCTCGCCTGGGCCCGTGGGTGCGAAGATTCCCGGGAAGGATTGTCCACGACCTGACCACTCAGGTGGACTCAGGATATGCACTGGAACATTCGCTCATCGCACGCGCGCTCACACTCACCATTATGATCTCTCTTGCGGTTCCGCTGATCATTCGCTACGGGTCGCTGTGGAGAATCCTCCTGGGATATCTTGCCTTGATATTCGCGTGGTCAACGGTGGTCAAACAACTGCTTCGCTTTTCATTGTATACAGGCTTCTTCCTGGGGTTGGAGCGGTGGATGTTCTTTTCGGTAGTCGTCATATGCATCGCCCTGTCGATCTCCTGGCGGTTATCAGTCTGGCTCTACGGTAGAAGGGAATTGTGA
- a CDS encoding lactate utilization protein produces MATVMMNMDDIVTKPREIIFRKKAESVIEKLKKRNINGIYCHTTKEAVAEICRMIPEGASVSLGGSVTIMQSGLLDELRNKKIDLLDRYRPGISSEEVEAVMARGMTADIQLMSCNAVTSDGKLVNEDGRGNRVAGLIFGPKKVIIMVGVNKIVQSVEDGITRIREIAAPLNCIRLGLDTPCARTGFCDDANCLAPARVCSQITIIESNRVKDRLAVVFVGEELGY; encoded by the coding sequence ATGGCAACCGTCATGATGAACATGGACGACATCGTAACAAAACCGCGGGAAATCATCTTCAGGAAGAAAGCCGAGTCTGTCATTGAGAAGCTGAAGAAAAGAAATATCAACGGGATTTACTGCCATACAACGAAAGAGGCAGTCGCCGAGATTTGTCGGATGATACCGGAAGGTGCCTCCGTTTCACTGGGAGGATCGGTCACAATCATGCAGTCGGGCCTTCTCGACGAGTTGCGAAACAAAAAGATCGATCTTCTCGACCGCTATCGTCCAGGCATCTCGAGCGAGGAAGTTGAAGCGGTGATGGCTCGTGGAATGACAGCCGATATCCAGCTCATGAGCTGCAACGCGGTGACGTCCGACGGAAAGCTTGTGAACGAAGACGGTCGTGGGAATCGCGTTGCGGGATTGATCTTCGGTCCCAAAAAGGTCATCATCATGGTGGGAGTGAACAAGATCGTCCAAAGCGTGGAAGACGGCATCACACGCATACGAGAGATTGCAGCACCTCTGAATTGCATACGACTCGGCCTCGACACGCCATGCGCCCGCACCGGGTTCTGTGATGACGCGAACTGTCTTGCGCCAGCACGCGTGTGCAGCCAGATCACAATCATCGAGTCCAATCGGGTCAAGGATCGGCTGGCGGTTGTGTTCGTGGGGGAAGAGCTGGGGTACTAG